One window of the Longimicrobium sp. genome contains the following:
- a CDS encoding PilT/PilU family type 4a pilus ATPase: NAFRQRGCVALAIRQVPFQIRSLDELTVPAVLGKLAERPRGLVLVTGPTGSGKSTTLAAMIDKINRERRGHILTIEDPIEFIHRHQGCMVNQREVGSDTQSFGRALKYALRQDPDVILVGELRDLETVQAALTIAETGHLCLATLHTNSAAETINRVIDVFPSHQQPQIRAQLAFVLEGVVTQQLLPKARGRGRSMACEIMVCTQAVRACIRDDKIHQIYSAMQAGKKHGMQTLNDALYQLYVQREVSLEECVKRTSDPTEFLRMVGEPVPN, from the coding sequence AACGCCTTCCGTCAGCGCGGCTGCGTCGCGCTCGCCATCCGGCAGGTGCCCTTCCAGATCCGCAGCCTCGACGAGCTGACCGTGCCCGCCGTTCTCGGCAAGCTCGCCGAGCGCCCGCGCGGCCTGGTGCTCGTCACGGGCCCCACCGGCTCGGGGAAGAGCACGACCCTGGCCGCGATGATCGACAAGATCAACCGCGAGCGGCGTGGCCACATCCTCACCATCGAGGACCCGATCGAGTTCATCCACCGCCACCAGGGGTGCATGGTGAACCAGCGGGAGGTGGGCAGCGACACCCAGAGCTTCGGGCGGGCGCTGAAGTACGCGCTTCGGCAGGACCCCGACGTGATCCTGGTGGGCGAGCTTCGCGACCTGGAAACGGTGCAGGCCGCGCTGACCATCGCCGAAACGGGCCACCTGTGCCTGGCCACGCTGCACACCAACTCCGCGGCCGAGACCATCAACCGCGTGATCGACGTGTTCCCCTCGCACCAGCAGCCGCAGATCCGCGCGCAGCTGGCGTTCGTGCTGGAGGGCGTGGTCACCCAGCAGCTGCTGCCCAAGGCGCGCGGACGGGGCCGGTCGATGGCGTGCGAGATCATGGTGTGCACGCAGGCCGTGCGCGCCTGCATTCGCGACGACAAGATCCACCAGATCTACTCGGCCATGCAGGCCGGCAAGAAGCACGGCATGCAGACGCTGAACGACGCGCTGTACCAGCTGTACGTACAGCGCGAGGTGTCGCTGGAGGAGTGCGTGAAGCGCACGTCGGACCCCACCGAGTTCCTGCGCATGGTGGGCGAGCCGGTGCCGAACTGA
- a CDS encoding type II secretion system F family protein — MPVFAYSARAASGELTTGEIDLPTRDEVVGYLVRQRLRPVSVNAKAKEINITFGTGIKTREVVIFTRQFATMINSGLPLVQSLTILAEQTENKNFQSIISAVLNDIQAGMTLADGMRKHPKVFTELYVNMVAAGEAGGILDIILLRLAQFLEKNDALVRKIKGAMTYPAVMLTVVILATTILLWKVVPVFATIFMEAGLDLPAPTRVVLALSSFLQNYIFFIVLGIVGVVFAIRRWYKTDTGQLAIDRFLLHMPVLGDMLRKSAVSRFTRTLGTLVSSGVSILEGLQITARTSGNRVIHDAVMASRASIASGATIAEPLKASGVFPPMVVQMINVGEQTGGLDDMLSKIADFYDDEVDAAVSALTSILEPIMIVVMGVVIGGMVVAMYMPMFDMIQTAQG; from the coding sequence ATGCCCGTATTCGCCTACAGCGCCCGCGCGGCCAGCGGCGAGCTGACGACCGGCGAGATCGACCTGCCCACCCGCGACGAGGTGGTGGGCTACCTGGTGCGGCAGCGGCTGCGCCCGGTGTCGGTGAACGCCAAGGCCAAGGAGATCAACATCACCTTCGGCACGGGGATCAAGACCCGTGAGGTGGTGATCTTCACGCGCCAGTTCGCCACCATGATCAACTCGGGGCTGCCGCTGGTGCAGAGCCTGACCATTCTGGCCGAGCAGACCGAGAACAAGAACTTCCAGTCCATCATCAGCGCGGTGCTCAACGACATCCAGGCCGGCATGACGCTGGCCGACGGCATGCGCAAGCACCCCAAGGTGTTCACCGAGCTGTACGTGAACATGGTGGCCGCCGGCGAGGCGGGCGGCATTCTGGACATCATCCTGCTGCGCCTGGCGCAGTTCCTGGAAAAGAACGACGCCCTGGTCCGCAAGATCAAGGGCGCAATGACCTACCCGGCCGTCATGCTGACGGTGGTGATCCTGGCCACCACGATCCTGTTGTGGAAGGTGGTGCCGGTGTTCGCCACCATCTTCATGGAGGCCGGCCTGGACCTGCCGGCGCCCACCCGCGTGGTGCTGGCGCTGAGCTCGTTCCTGCAGAACTACATCTTCTTCATCGTGCTCGGCATCGTTGGTGTCGTGTTCGCCATCCGGCGGTGGTACAAGACCGATACGGGGCAGCTGGCCATCGACCGCTTCCTGCTGCACATGCCCGTGCTGGGCGACATGCTGCGCAAGTCGGCGGTGTCGCGCTTCACCCGCACGCTGGGCACGCTGGTGAGCTCGGGCGTGAGCATCCTGGAAGGACTGCAGATCACCGCGCGCACGTCGGGCAACCGTGTGATCCACGACGCGGTGATGGCCTCGCGCGCCAGCATCGCCAGCGGCGCCACCATCGCCGAGCCGCTCAAGGCGTCGGGCGTGTTCCCGCCCATGGTGGTGCAGATGATCAACGTGGGCGAGCAGACGGGCGGCCTGGACGACATGCTGTCCAAGATCGCCGACTTCTACGACGACGAGGTGGACGCGGCGGTGAGCGCGCTGACCTCCATCCTGGAGCCCATCATGATCGTCGTTATGGGCGTGGTGATCGGCGGGATGGTGGTGGCCATGTACATGCCCATGTTCGACATGATCCAGACGGCGCAGGGGTAG
- a CDS encoding ATP-binding protein — MSIAENQLLAGMGADVRGQIARLAEVIDVAEGEILFDLEDRSDELYLVLGGTIWLGRGEGERRVTFAMAGPGDFFGEMSYFAPAPRSARAQAVTPARVARLDRAAIERALELAPASFTRNAMSAFIRRVRASNDDRVREALQQERLQIVGRTAMGIVHDLKNPISVVRVAASCLEDGIPLQDLPGRLRRAAESMTGMLDGLLAFTRGDAGLQVQPVSLRTLLLPLEEQALEAMERRGVQVERDLDPDLVVVADPGRLSRALLNIVKNAGEVMSDGGRLTLTVRQEASDVVFSIADTGGGIPEEVLPTLFDAFVTHGKAGGTGLGMSITKAFVEAHGGSVEVQNDRGAGATFVIRLPQPDPAADPGN, encoded by the coding sequence ATGTCCATCGCCGAGAATCAGCTTCTCGCCGGGATGGGCGCCGACGTACGCGGCCAGATCGCGCGGCTGGCGGAGGTGATCGATGTCGCGGAAGGCGAGATCCTCTTCGACCTGGAAGATCGATCGGACGAGCTGTACCTGGTCCTGGGCGGAACGATCTGGCTTGGTCGCGGCGAGGGCGAGCGCAGGGTCACCTTCGCCATGGCGGGTCCCGGCGACTTCTTCGGCGAGATGTCGTACTTCGCGCCGGCGCCACGCTCTGCGCGGGCGCAGGCCGTGACTCCGGCCCGAGTCGCCCGGTTGGACAGAGCGGCGATCGAGCGGGCGCTCGAGCTCGCGCCTGCGTCGTTCACGCGGAATGCCATGTCCGCATTCATCCGGCGCGTCAGGGCCAGCAACGACGACCGCGTACGCGAAGCGCTGCAACAGGAGCGGCTGCAGATCGTGGGTCGAACGGCCATGGGCATCGTGCACGACCTGAAGAACCCGATCAGCGTGGTGCGCGTGGCGGCTTCCTGCCTGGAAGATGGCATCCCTCTCCAGGACCTGCCGGGGCGGCTACGGCGTGCCGCGGAATCCATGACCGGGATGCTCGATGGCCTCCTCGCGTTCACCCGCGGCGACGCGGGTCTCCAGGTTCAGCCGGTATCGCTGCGGACACTTCTGCTTCCGCTCGAGGAGCAGGCGCTGGAAGCGATGGAACGGCGCGGCGTGCAGGTGGAGAGAGATCTGGACCCCGACCTCGTCGTCGTCGCCGATCCGGGCCGCCTCTCGCGGGCACTGCTGAACATCGTGAAGAACGCAGGCGAGGTGATGTCCGATGGAGGGCGGCTGACCCTAACGGTCCGGCAGGAAGCTTCCGATGTCGTGTTCTCCATCGCCGATACCGGAGGCGGGATCCCGGAGGAGGTCCTCCCCACGCTCTTTGACGCATTCGTGACGCACGGCAAAGCGGGCGGCACTGGGCTGGGCATGTCGATCACGAAAGCCTTCGTCGAGGCGCACGGCGGCTCGGTCGAAGTCCAGAACGATCGCGGTGCGGGAGCCACCTTCGTGATCCGTCTGCCACAGCCTGACCCTGCTGCTGATCCCGGGAATTGA
- a CDS encoding dipeptide ABC transporter ATP-binding protein produces the protein MEPPPDSLLVVRGLKKYFPIKKGFFNRHVGDVKAVDGVSFFLKRGETLGIVGESGCGKSTMGRSVLRLIEPTAGAALFEGRNIFEMDKAELRKMRRRVQIVFQDPYSSLNPRMTISDMLREVLSIHGIATGQKAKDRIAELLRIVGLRPEHAIRYPHEFSGGQRQRLGIARALAVEPELIVCDEPVSALDVSVQAQVINLLQDLQTEFGLSFLFIAHDLSVVEHISDRVAVMYLGRIVEIAESGEMYRNPLMPYTQALLSAVPIPDPRVRRERIVLQGDVPSPANPPPGCPFHPRCQHPLKDADCASIVPPLADKGGGHFAACIKVPLGAGFNGKDPLPVLQ, from the coding sequence ATGGAGCCGCCGCCGGACTCGCTGCTCGTCGTGCGCGGGCTGAAGAAGTACTTTCCCATCAAGAAGGGGTTCTTCAACCGCCACGTGGGCGACGTCAAGGCGGTGGACGGCGTGTCGTTCTTCCTGAAGCGGGGCGAAACGCTGGGGATCGTGGGCGAGTCGGGCTGCGGCAAGAGCACCATGGGCCGCTCGGTGCTGCGCCTGATCGAGCCCACGGCCGGCGCGGCGCTCTTCGAGGGGCGCAACATCTTCGAGATGGACAAGGCCGAGCTGCGGAAGATGCGCCGGCGGGTGCAGATCGTTTTCCAGGACCCGTACAGCTCGCTTAACCCGCGCATGACCATCAGCGACATGCTGCGCGAGGTGCTTTCCATCCATGGCATCGCCACGGGGCAAAAGGCCAAGGACCGCATCGCGGAGCTGCTGCGCATCGTGGGGCTGCGGCCGGAGCACGCCATCCGCTACCCGCACGAGTTCTCGGGCGGGCAGCGGCAGCGCCTGGGGATCGCGCGGGCGCTGGCGGTGGAACCGGAGCTGATCGTGTGCGACGAGCCGGTGTCGGCGCTCGACGTGTCGGTGCAGGCGCAGGTGATCAACCTGCTGCAGGACCTTCAGACGGAGTTCGGGCTGAGCTTCCTGTTCATCGCGCACGACCTGTCGGTGGTGGAGCACATCTCCGACCGCGTGGCCGTGATGTACCTGGGCCGCATCGTGGAGATCGCCGAATCGGGCGAGATGTACCGCAACCCGCTGATGCCGTACACGCAGGCGCTGCTCTCGGCGGTGCCCATTCCCGACCCGCGGGTGCGGCGCGAGCGCATCGTGCTGCAGGGCGACGTGCCCTCGCCGGCCAACCCGCCGCCGGGGTGCCCGTTCCACCCGCGCTGCCAGCACCCGCTGAAGGACGCGGACTGCGCCAGCATCGTTCCGCCCCTGGCGGACAAGGGTGGCGGCCACTTCGCGGCCTGCATCAAGGTGCCGCTGGGCGCCGGCTTCAACGGCAAGGACCCGCTGCCGGTCCTGCAGTAG
- a CDS encoding ABC transporter ATP-binding protein, which yields MTQPDNTAGARPGADGPILQVENLRTWFSTDAGLARAVDGVSFHVNPGETLGIVGESGSGKSVTSLSVMRLIPNPPGKIQEGSRILFRGSNGEMEDLAQASEKRMRQIRGNDIAMIFQEPMTSLNPVFTVGFQIEESLRLHQGLSKKAARTRAIEMLQLVGIPIPHQRVDEYPHQLSGGMRQRVMIAMALACDPKLLIADEPTTALDVTIQAQILELLNKLQSELGMSIILITHDLGVVAETCDRVIVMYAGQVFEEGPVDDVFHNPQNPYTEGLLRSMPKLGQDVGRLAVIPGVVPSPIAWPTGCRFHDRCPYGWEKTEKEAPPLFEIGPGRKNKCWLVKYPERRAEINRETGGFTPEGALTGTGAATPVAGSPDLAPDLDGGEVA from the coding sequence TTGACGCAACCGGACAACACGGCGGGCGCGCGGCCGGGCGCGGACGGGCCGATTCTGCAGGTGGAAAACCTGCGCACCTGGTTCAGCACCGACGCGGGGCTCGCGCGCGCGGTGGACGGCGTTTCCTTCCACGTGAACCCCGGCGAAACGCTGGGCATCGTGGGCGAGTCGGGGAGCGGCAAGTCCGTCACCTCGCTCTCGGTGATGCGCCTGATCCCCAACCCTCCCGGGAAGATCCAGGAGGGCTCGCGCATCCTGTTCCGCGGGAGCAACGGCGAGATGGAAGACCTGGCGCAGGCGTCGGAAAAGCGGATGCGGCAGATCCGCGGCAACGACATCGCCATGATCTTTCAGGAGCCCATGACCTCGCTGAACCCGGTGTTCACCGTGGGCTTTCAGATCGAGGAGTCGCTGCGGCTTCACCAGGGGCTGAGCAAGAAGGCCGCGCGCACGCGGGCCATCGAGATGCTTCAGCTGGTGGGCATTCCCATTCCGCACCAGCGGGTGGACGAGTACCCGCACCAGCTTTCCGGCGGCATGCGCCAGCGCGTGATGATCGCCATGGCGCTGGCCTGCGACCCCAAGCTGCTGATCGCCGACGAGCCGACGACGGCGCTCGACGTGACCATCCAGGCCCAGATCCTGGAGCTGCTGAACAAGCTGCAGAGCGAGCTCGGGATGAGCATCATCCTGATCACCCACGACCTGGGCGTGGTGGCCGAGACGTGCGACCGGGTGATCGTGATGTACGCCGGGCAGGTGTTCGAGGAAGGCCCCGTCGACGACGTGTTCCACAACCCGCAGAACCCGTACACCGAGGGGCTGCTGCGCTCCATGCCCAAGCTGGGGCAGGACGTCGGCCGCCTGGCGGTGATCCCCGGCGTGGTGCCCTCGCCCATCGCCTGGCCTACCGGGTGCCGCTTTCACGACCGCTGCCCGTACGGCTGGGAAAAGACGGAAAAGGAGGCGCCCCCGCTGTTCGAGATCGGGCCCGGGCGCAAGAACAAGTGCTGGCTGGTGAAGTATCCCGAACGCCGTGCAGAGATCAACCGCGAGACGGGCGGGTTTACCCCGGAGGGCGCGCTGACGGGCACGGGCGCGGCCACGCCGGTGGCGGGCTCGCCGGACCTGGCCCCCGACCTCGACGGCGGGGAGGTGGCCTGA
- a CDS encoding Uma2 family endonuclease: MIAQAHGNADAVSYEDFLRAYDGVRAEWVDGKVVEMSPQTDRHLLIWGFLYKAISGFVAQKGIGGLVGQAGFQVRLSAKVAREPDVFYLAPENEHRFKRTFVDGPVDLAVELISPESRVRDRRDKFVEYAHSGVREYWIIDPEAETVEVFRLAAGAYELVPLGDPPRVASEVIPGLWIDPAWMWTEKPNEWAAFREWGLI, from the coding sequence ATGATTGCACAGGCGCACGGCAACGCCGACGCGGTGAGCTACGAAGATTTCCTCCGGGCGTACGACGGGGTTCGCGCGGAATGGGTGGACGGGAAGGTGGTGGAGATGAGCCCGCAGACGGACCGGCACCTGCTGATCTGGGGATTTCTGTACAAGGCAATCAGCGGCTTCGTGGCGCAGAAGGGGATCGGCGGCCTGGTGGGTCAGGCGGGCTTCCAGGTACGGCTCAGCGCGAAGGTGGCGCGCGAGCCGGACGTGTTCTACCTGGCGCCCGAGAACGAGCACCGGTTCAAGCGCACCTTCGTGGACGGGCCGGTAGACCTGGCGGTGGAGCTGATCAGCCCGGAAAGCCGGGTGCGTGACCGGCGCGACAAGTTCGTGGAATACGCCCACAGCGGCGTGCGTGAATACTGGATCATCGACCCGGAAGCGGAGACGGTGGAGGTCTTCCGGCTGGCTGCGGGCGCGTACGAGCTCGTGCCGTTGGGAGACCCGCCGCGCGTGGCCAGCGAGGTGATCCCCGGGCTGTGGATCGATCCAGCGTGGATGTGGACAGAGAAGCCGAACGAATGGGCGGCGTTCAGGGAATGGGGGCTGATTTGA
- the opp4C gene encoding oligopeptide ABC transporter permease, whose translation MAWWTWKSVSGKQLAKSRTRGDSQWSIAMRHFKKNRLAMGGMAVMILLYVITLVTPLIAPYDPAAQGDIITSRYLPPSGEHLFGTDKFGRDIFSRTLYGAQISLSIGFVAVGISITLGTMVGALSGYFGGWVDAVLMRVTDMMLAFPRLVLLIVVIAIFENPSFWLVVIVLGLTGWMGTSRIVRGEVLSLREREFVQAARALGFSDFRIITRHVVPNTMAPVIVSATLGIGLTILTEASLSFLGLGVQPPTPTWGNMVADGRDALTQAWWIATFPGLAIVLTVVAFNLLGDGLRDALDPRLRT comes from the coding sequence ATGGCGTGGTGGACGTGGAAGTCGGTCAGCGGCAAGCAGCTGGCGAAGTCGCGCACCCGGGGCGACTCGCAGTGGTCCATCGCCATGCGGCACTTCAAGAAGAACCGGCTGGCGATGGGCGGCATGGCGGTGATGATCCTGCTGTACGTGATCACGCTGGTCACCCCGCTGATCGCCCCGTACGACCCGGCGGCGCAGGGCGACATCATCACCTCGCGCTACCTGCCGCCCTCGGGCGAACACCTGTTCGGCACCGACAAGTTCGGGCGCGACATCTTCAGCCGCACGCTGTACGGCGCGCAGATCTCGCTGTCCATCGGCTTCGTGGCGGTGGGCATCAGCATCACGCTGGGCACCATGGTGGGCGCGCTTTCCGGCTACTTCGGCGGCTGGGTGGATGCGGTGCTGATGCGCGTCACCGACATGATGCTGGCCTTCCCTCGGCTGGTGCTGCTGATCGTGGTGATCGCAATCTTCGAGAACCCCTCGTTCTGGCTGGTGGTGATCGTGCTGGGGCTCACCGGGTGGATGGGCACGTCGCGCATCGTACGCGGCGAGGTGCTGTCCCTGCGTGAGCGCGAGTTCGTGCAGGCGGCGCGGGCGCTGGGGTTCAGCGACTTCCGCATCATCACCCGCCACGTGGTGCCCAACACCATGGCCCCGGTCATCGTGTCGGCCACGCTCGGCATCGGCCTGACCATTCTGACGGAGGCGTCACTCTCGTTCCTGGGCCTGGGCGTGCAGCCGCCCACGCCCACCTGGGGGAACATGGTGGCCGACGGGCGCGACGCGCTCACGCAGGCGTGGTGGATCGCCACCTTCCCGGGGCTGGCCATCGTGCTGACGGTGGTCGCCTTCAACCTGCTGGGCGACGGCCTGCGCGACGCTCTGGACCCGCGCCTGCGCACGTGA
- a CDS encoding ABC transporter permease produces the protein MLAYLVRRLLGAIPLLLGILTLIFFVLQLAPGDPIAKFANPNVSPEVLEQMRRNFGLDRPLHEQYGKWLWSFVTGDFGYSFGQMRPINEILPGILWNTMQLTLISLVVIFVVGMLIGIVQAVRQYSIADNVLTFLALFFYSMPSFWFALMLILIFSLRAGQEGWALSFPASGMTSIDYEYLTGSEKFTDRVMHLILPAIALGIGSAAGVARYMRGAMLEVIHQDFIRTARAKGLSERTVVFKHALRNALIPIITLLGLYLPFLLSGAVLVETIFAWPGMGRAIVDAILARDYPMVMATSFVIASMVVLGNLLSDVLYAVVDPRIRND, from the coding sequence ATGCTCGCATACCTGGTCCGGCGGCTGCTCGGCGCCATTCCCCTTCTGCTGGGGATCCTGACGCTCATCTTCTTCGTGCTTCAACTGGCGCCGGGCGACCCGATCGCCAAGTTCGCCAATCCGAACGTGAGCCCAGAGGTGCTGGAGCAGATGCGCCGCAACTTCGGGCTCGACCGGCCTCTGCACGAGCAGTACGGCAAGTGGCTGTGGAGCTTCGTCACGGGCGACTTCGGCTACTCGTTCGGCCAGATGCGGCCCATCAACGAGATCCTGCCCGGGATCCTGTGGAACACCATGCAGCTCACCCTGATCTCGCTGGTGGTGATCTTCGTGGTGGGCATGCTCATCGGCATCGTGCAGGCGGTGCGGCAGTACTCCATCGCCGACAACGTGCTGACCTTCCTGGCGCTGTTCTTCTACTCGATGCCCAGCTTCTGGTTCGCCCTGATGCTGATCCTGATCTTCTCGCTGCGGGCGGGGCAGGAAGGGTGGGCGCTGAGCTTTCCCGCCTCGGGGATGACGAGCATCGACTACGAGTACCTGACGGGCAGTGAAAAATTCACGGACCGGGTGATGCACCTGATCCTGCCCGCCATCGCCCTGGGGATCGGGTCGGCGGCGGGCGTCGCGCGGTACATGCGCGGGGCCATGCTCGAGGTCATCCACCAGGACTTCATCCGCACGGCGCGGGCGAAGGGGCTGTCGGAGCGCACCGTGGTCTTCAAGCACGCGCTGCGCAACGCGCTGATCCCCATCATCACCCTGCTGGGGCTGTACCTGCCCTTCCTGCTTTCGGGCGCGGTGCTGGTGGAAACCATCTTCGCCTGGCCGGGAATGGGTCGTGCCATCGTCGACGCCATCCTGGCGCGCGACTACCCGATGGTGATGGCCACCTCGTTCGTGATCGCCTCGATGGTGGTGCTGGGCAACCTGCTTTCGGACGTGCTGTACGCCGTGGTCGACCCCCGCATTCGGAACGACTGA